In Microvirga sp. 17 mud 1-3, the genomic window CGCGCACGACCGTCGAGAAGGAAGTCCGCACCAGAGCTGCCGCTCCCTCATCAACGACGGCTATCAGGCGCTTCCAAATGGTTTCAAGAGTGATAATGTCCATTTTCTCGCGTCCCCGGTACGCGCTCAGGCCAGATCGATGATCAGCGTGCCATCCGCAGTGACGGTGACGCTGCATTCGTGGCCAGCGACGATCGTGCTGTGCTTTTCTTCAATGAGGATTGGCCCATCATGGCAGCCGAAATCCAACGCCTGCCTGTGGCATACTGGCACCCTGCGGGACGCCATGCCCTGCTGCATGACCAGCATACGCTCGCTTGTCTGGCGCGCCTCGCCGGCCTCTGTCAGGAGATTGACTGGTCCGCTATAGCTTGGTGACGTGGCAACCACGCGGATCATGCTGATTTCGATAGGCTGGCCGGGCAAGGCGCGGCCAAAATGGTGCCTGTATGTCTCGTTGAACAACCGCTCCCACTCTTGAAGCGCGACGGTATCAATCGTTCCACCGGGAATGCGCAAGGTCAAATCGGTGCCCTGGCGGCTGTAACGGATGTCGATCAGCCGTTCAGTCTCGCAACTGCCCTCGACGCTGCGCCTAACCACGGCGCGCGCTTCTTCCTCCAGGACGGCGAAGCGGGCTTCGATCTCTGCCGGAGAAATCCTGTCAAGCAAACGGCCGACAGGCTGACTGCGGTCGCTGCGCGCCGGCGCGATCAGCAGACCAAGCGCCGAGGCGACACCGGCCGCGACCGGAACGATCACCCTGGCAATGCCCAATTTCTTTGCCACGTGAACAGCATGGACGGGTGCCGCGCCACCGGTCGCATAGAGCGTGAAGGTTCTGATGTCGCGCCCATGCGAGGCGACATGGACGCGCGCGGCCGCCGCCATGTTTTCGCAGACAATATCATAGACCCCAAAGGCGACTTTTTCTCCGTCAAGCAGCAATTCAGCCCCAAGACTAGCGGCCGCCTCACGTGCCTTGTCGAGCGCAATCGGTATGTCTCCGCCGGCGAAATAGTCGGGGTTCAGCGCCCCGATCAGGAAGTCACTGTCGGTTACAGTAAGATGGCTACCGCCTAGGCCATAGACCACGGGCCCTGGGTTGGACCCAGCGCTCTGCGGGCCGACCTTGAGCAGACCGAGCTTATCCTTGTGCGCTAGGCTGCCGCCGCCCGCGCCGATCTCGATCAGTTCGACCGTTGAAATGTGCATCGGCAGGCCGCTGCCGCGCGCGAAGCGTTTTTCCGGGGCAGCCTCGAACGCATAGGCCAGCTTAGGCGTCCCTTTCTCAACCAGGGCGAGCTTGGCGGTCGTGCCGCCCATGTCGAAAGCCAGAATACGGTCCTCGTCGAGGCGCTGCGCGAAGCTCGCCGCTGACAGGACCCCCGCGGCAGGACCGGATTCCAGCAGGCGCACAGGAAATGCCATTGCCTCGTCGACATCGGTCAGGCCGCCATTGGAAAGCATCATGCTCAAGGGAGCGGTGATACCCGCTTCTAAGAGCGCGTTTTGTAGGCGACCTATGTAAGAGCGGGCCAGCGGCTGCAGATAGGCGTTTGCCGCGGTCGTCGACATGCGCTCGAACTCGCCGATCTGGGGCGCCACCTCGCACGACGCAGTCACCGCGAGATCGGGGAACCATTCCCGTATAGATTCAAAGGCTGCCTTCTCGTGAGCAGAGTGAATATATGAATTCTGAAAGCATACGGCGAGTGAATCGATCTGCTGGTCGCGCAATTCATCCACCGCCGCACGTAAATGCGTCTTGTCGAGCGGTCGGTGGACTTGCCCATCCGCGCCGATGGACTCTACCACGCCGCGGCGCAGTACCGCTGGGATGACAGGGGCCGCTATCGACAGATGCAAGTCGTAGATATCGTATTTTTTCTCGCGGCCGATAGACAAGGTGTCCTCGAAGCCGGCTGTGGTGATCAGGCCAGCGCGGGCGCCGCGCCTTTCGATCAAGGCATTGGTGAACAGCGTAGTGGCATGAACGACTCGAGAGATTTGGTCGACCGTAACCACGCCTCCCATCGCCACCTGCACGCCTTCCATGGCGCCCCTTACTGGATTGTCATGGGTGGTTAGTACCTTCCCAGTGCGGACAGTGCCATTCGAGCAATCCAGTAGAGCGATATCTGTGAAGGTACCACCAATATCTATGCCCAAAGCGTGATCATGCATGTCCTTGCCGCTCTTCATAATTTCGCATGCGCGTCACCGATCGGCCGGACGGGTCAGCGTCAGGCCGCCTTGAAACCCTGGGCTTCACCGTCAGAGAATTACGTTTTCAAGCTCTTTGGTGTAGAATTCGCGTGCGTTACGGATATGCAGGCGCGCCAATTCCGCGGCTGTCTGATGTGAGCCCTTTTCGATCGCTGACAGGATTTCCTCGTGTTCTTCAACGATCTGTTGGGAACGTTCGGATCGCTCCGGAACGAGGCGTCGATATCGCTCGATGCGGATCATCAACTGTTCAAGGATGCGGTCCACAACGTCATTACCCGAAAGCGCCCGCATTTCAGCGTGAAATTCCAGCCCTGCACTCAGCAACAGGTCGACATCATCGATCTCCGCCAACGCCTGCATGCGTCGGTTGATCTTGCGCAAAGAGACTACCGAAATTTCACCGCGCGCGAGCCGCTCTGATACTTGCATGGTGACCATGCCCTCGAGCTGCTCGCGTGTATAGGAGAGGTTCTCCATATCCATCTTCGACAGTTTGGGTAGCTCAATGGGACGGTTCGGCTCGCGGCGCACGAAGCCGATCATCTGCGACTGCTGAATTACCTCACGCATCGGCGTGCGGCTGACTTCAAAAATGTCGATAAGGGTGTTCTCTGTGACCTGCAGCCCATCCTTGAACTGCGGGTCACACGCCCAGGTTACGAAACGCTCGAACAAGGACGACCCCCGACCCAGATAGGTCGAGCTGCTGATCATGGCCAAAGCCTTTTTCCAAGTAATTCTCTTAAAGCCGCTCTGCCATCCCGGCCTTCATGAGGGGATAGGAGGGCGGATACAAAGCATTTATTCTTAAAATATGGCGGCATTGTATGCAACCTCCTTTCAGGGCAAGTCCGGCTCAGCGCAACTCGAGGTAAAGCCGCCGAAGGAGTTCAGTACGCTCTTCAAGTTGCGTTACGTCGATCCACTCCTCAAGCGTATGCGGTCCGCCGCCGATCGCGCCTGTACCGTCAAGCACCGGAAGCCGATCAGCCACAAGATTCGCATCACTACCGCCGCCGCCGGGTGATTTCGGCAACTCAAAACCGATCTCAGCGGCAATGCGGCGTGCCTCCTCGTAGAGCGCCGTGATTGCCTGCGTTTCCTTGAAGGGGCGGCGCCAGACGCCACCCACGAACTCCACTTTGGTGTCGGGGTCGACGGGGCGAATTTCGGCGACCATGGCAAGAATTTCGTCTATCTGCTCCGGCTTAGCAATGCGGATATCCACGCGCGCCGTCGCATGCGCAGGAACAACATTCTGCTTTCCGCCGCCACTGACGATGCCAACATTGACCGTGATGTCCTTGTCATAGTCCGTCTTCCCCTCGATATTGATAATCTGATGGGCCAGTTCGACGATGGCAGAACGCCCGTCACGGTGGTTTGAGCCCGAATGCGCCGGACGTCCGGTCACGTTCAAGTCAAATTTCAGGGAACCCTTGCGTCCCGTTACTACGGATCCGTCCGAGCGCGCCCCTTCCGGTACGAGGACGTATTTGGCATCTTCGGCTAGTTCTGCGATAATTTCGCGGCTGGTCTGGCTGCCGATCTCTTCGTCAGGCGTGAAAAGCAGCGTCAGGGGGAGATGCGGCGACGGGTCGGTACCGAGCAAGCTGCGCATAGCCTCGACCGCCATGCAGCCGCCGGACTTCATGTCGTAGACGCCGGGTCCGTAGAGCCTGTCGCCCTCCTGCCGCACAGGAAGCTGCTCCAGTGTGCCAATCTTGTGCACCGTATCCAGATGGGAAATCACCAAGATGCCCTTCTGACTGCGATCTCCCCAGGGGGCCCGCACGATTAGCTTGTCACCTCGGCCGCCATATCCCTCGCGACGCTCCACTTCGAGCCCGAGCGCACGGTGATAAGCCTCGACATAGTCGACGAGTTGATTGACCGCCTCAGGCTTATCGGTCGGTGTCTCAATGCTGACCCATGTCTTGATTTGCGTCAGCAACTCATCGAAGGAGACGCACCCCACACCAATATTCTTCGATTGCCGAGTATTCACCGCTTGGATGTTCATTTTTTAAGCCTTGGGTTGAGGATATCGCGCAGCCGGTCACCGACGAAATTGACGCTCAGCACAGTCATAAAGAGGACGAGACCGGGGAAGAAGCTGATCCAATAGTCGCCACTCAGCATAAAGTTGAACCCGTTAGAGATCAGCAGACCCAGCGACGGCTCGGTGATCGGTACGCCAACACCAAGAAAGGACAGGGTGGCCTCCAGCGCGATCGAATGCGCGATCTGCATCGTTGCCACAACGATGACCGGTGGCAAGCAGTTGCGCAGCAGGTGAATATAGCCGATCTGCAGCCCGGTCAGGCCCTGGCACACCGCCGCATCGATATACTCCTTGTTCCGCTCCACGATGGCGGCGGCCCGGACGGTGCGCGCATAATAGGCCCATTGCACGACGACCAGCGCCAGGATGACCTTGTCCACTCCGCGCCCAAACAGGGCCAGCAGGATGAGGGCGATCAGGATGGTGGGAATGCCAAGCTGAAGATCGACGATGCGCATCAGCAGGGCGTCGATCCAGCCGCCACTATAGGCAGCGCACAGGCCGACGCACAGGCCGATGGCGAGGCTGAAGGCAGTAGAGGTGAAGCCGACGAGGAGGCTGGTGCGCAGCCCGTAAAGGATCGCGCTAAACACATCGCGCCCCTGCTCGTCCGTCCCCATCACATACAGTATTCCGTTTTCCCGCGCCATCGGCGGCAGCATACTGTTCATGACGTCGACTTGCATCAGGTCATAGGGGTTCTGCGGTGCAATATAGGACGCGAAAACTGCCATCAGCACGAAGGCCGTGAACACGATCAAGCCGATTATGGCGCTTTTGCTCTCGCGCAGTTCATTCCAAATGCGCAGGTACGGGTTCTCGGAAATGCTGGCCTCGGGACCAACCTTGACTGCCATGTTATCCATGGTCGCGGTTGAGCCTTGCATATATGTGTCGGTCATGATGAGCTTTTCGTGAAACGGACGCGCGGATCAAGTGTCGCGTAGAGGATGTCGACGATAAGGTTGATGACGACGAAGAGCACTGCGGCAAACATCAGGTAGGCGACGACAACCGGCCGATCGAGATTGTTGATACTTTCGATCAGCAGGCGCCCCATGCCCGGCCAAGCATAGATCGATTCCGTCACTGCAGCGAAGGCGATGACCGAGCCAAACTCCATACCGATCACGGTGATGATAGGGATGAGGATATTGGGTATCAGATGGACTCGCACCGCGTACCAATGGCCCATGCCCTTGGCATAGGCGAAGCGCATATAATCCTGCAGCATCGCTTCGCGCGTTCCTGCGCGAGCAAGGCGGATCACCAGGGCTAGCTTGAAGAGCGCCAGATTGGTCGCCGGCAGAATGACATGCTTGAAGCCGTCCCAGGTAAATATGGCCAGCTCAACGCCGAATACCGACACCGTCTCGCCGCGCCCGTTGGCAGGCAGGAGACCGAGATTGACGGCAAACACCATGATCAATAGCAGGCCGAACCAGAAGCCCGGCAGGCTGAAGCCAATGACCGAGATGCTCATGATTGCACGGCCGTACCAGGAATCGGGCTTCAATCCGGCAAGTACTCCGAGCGGCAGGCCGACGATGATGGCGACGGCCATTGCGGTTACGGCCAGCTCAAGCGTGGCGGGGAACTTCGACAGGATCAGCTGCAATGTCGGCTGATTGAAGACGAAAGACGTGCCGATATCGCCCTGCAGGGCTTGAAGCGCAAAGCGCCCATATTGCACCAGCAAGGGCTGGTCGAGCCCGAGCCTTTGCCGCGCCATCTGGATTTCCAGTTCGGTCGCGGTTTCCGGCACGAGCATGTCGATCGGATCGCCGATAGCATAGACGCCAAGGAAGACGATGACCGACATGGCGACGATCACCAGCGCGCCCTGAAGCAGGCGCTTTGCGACAAAGGAGAGCATCTGAGGTGTACCAATAGAGATGGACAGGCTTTAACGGCCTGTCCATCGCTTCACTGTTCAGGGCTTGGGCGAGAAGCGCGAGGCTACGGTGCGCTGGTCCGCGGAGGGCTGCACGGCGATGTCCGCACTATGGGCCCAAGTGGCCATTTCATAATGCAGCGGCAGGATTGCCTTCTCTTCCTTCACGATCTCGGCGATCTTGCGGAACAGTTCAAGGCGTTTGCCCTCCTCGTTCGTCCTTTGTGCCTCGCGCAGCAGGTTGTCGACCTTGGCATTGGAGAAGCGTCCGCGATTGGACGAGCCCATGCCTTCCTTAGTGTTGCGGGTCGCCACTAGCGAGCGGAAGGTATAAATGCCCTCACGCGAGCCATTGCCCCAGCCGCCGAGATAGGAGCTGAACTGGTACTTGTTGCGCTTCTCCGAGAAGATCGAGAAGTTTGACGCATCCACCGACGTCTTGATGCCGACGCGGGTCAGCATCTGCGCCAGCGTCTCGGCAATGCGCGCGTCGTTGACATAGCGGTTGTTCGTTGCGCCGATGACCAGTTCGAAGCCGTTTGGATAGCCGGCCTCGCTCAGAAGGGCCTTAGCCTTTTCCGGATCATAGGAATCCGGGGCGAAGCCCGTCTCGAAATAGCCGAAGCTGCCGGGCGATAGAAGCTGGCCGGCTGACTGAGCCTGGTCGCGCATCACCTTTTCAACGATGACGTCGCGGGAGATGGCGTGGGTGACGGCTTCGCGCACGCGCTTGTCCTTGAACGGGTTCTTGCCATCAGTGCCCTTAATGCCGGGCGTCGGCTCCTGCTCGACATCGAAGGCCAGATAGATGATGCGCTCCGATACCGTGCCTGTCACGGCCAGCTTGTCGTTAGCCTTGATTCGGCTGAGATCCTGGAGTGGCGGGCGTTCGATGAGATCGACCTCGTGGGAAAGCAGGGCGGCAACGCGCGCCACATCATTAGGAATGATGCGCAGGGTCACCTTATCCCAGACCGCCTTTCCCTCGCGGTATTTGTCATTGGCGACCAGGTCGATCTTCTCGCCGGGAACGAAGCTCGTATATTTGAACGGGCCTGTACCGACGGCAAGGTCAGTCGAATTGTATTTGTCAGTCGGCCCCTCGACGAAGCCGTTGCAGCCTTTCAATCCGAAGGTGACTGCGCCCGCGCCGGCCGTCTCGGCCGAAACGATCATGACGTCAGCGAGGTCGACCGGAAGGATGGGATAAGGCCCCTTCGTCGTGATGCGAATCTGATGGGGACTCAGCGCCTCGATATTCTCTACGGCCTGGATCTGGCCCATGAACGAGCCGGGGCTGTCCTTGATGGTAGGAATACGGCAGATCGAATAGATTACGTCATTGGCCGTGAAGGGCTTGCCATTGGAAAAGGTCACGCCTTCGGCGAGATTGACGATCCAGGTCCTCTCGTCCGGCGCTTCCCAGGATTTTGCAAGGCCGGGTGCGGCGCGGCCGGATTTCTCATCAATTCGGAACAGAGGCTCGAACACATGCATGCTCAGCGCACTGTTGGGCGTCAGGTTGTGAAAATGCGGATCTAGCGTGGTTGGCGGGCTCGACAGGGCGATACGAATTGCATTTTCCGCCGCCGCCGCTGCGCTCGTTGAGAAGATCACTGCGAGGGCAGCACCCTTCAAGGATGCAGACATAGTGCGTCCGTTAGTTCGCGTCATTCTCATACTTCCTCCCACCGGATTTCCGTCAATTGCACGGAGAACTTAGATTTTTTTTACCTTACGCAGGCTGGCATTAGTCGGGCCGCCGATATGGAATCGGTATACGAGTATTCTTGTATACGCAACCCGATTATGCTGATAGGAGAGGAAAATGGGAGCGCGGCAGTGACCGAATGTCGACCGACTGCAGGGAGTGAGAGCCAAGT contains:
- a CDS encoding ABC transporter permease yields the protein MLSFVAKRLLQGALVIVAMSVIVFLGVYAIGDPIDMLVPETATELEIQMARQRLGLDQPLLVQYGRFALQALQGDIGTSFVFNQPTLQLILSKFPATLELAVTAMAVAIIVGLPLGVLAGLKPDSWYGRAIMSISVIGFSLPGFWFGLLLIMVFAVNLGLLPANGRGETVSVFGVELAIFTWDGFKHVILPATNLALFKLALVIRLARAGTREAMLQDYMRFAYAKGMGHWYAVRVHLIPNILIPIITVIGMEFGSVIAFAAVTESIYAWPGMGRLLIESINNLDRPVVVAYLMFAAVLFVVINLIVDILYATLDPRVRFTKSSS
- a CDS encoding ABC transporter substrate-binding protein, with protein sequence MTRTNGRTMSASLKGAALAVIFSTSAAAAAENAIRIALSSPPTTLDPHFHNLTPNSALSMHVFEPLFRIDEKSGRAAPGLAKSWEAPDERTWIVNLAEGVTFSNGKPFTANDVIYSICRIPTIKDSPGSFMGQIQAVENIEALSPHQIRITTKGPYPILPVDLADVMIVSAETAGAGAVTFGLKGCNGFVEGPTDKYNSTDLAVGTGPFKYTSFVPGEKIDLVANDKYREGKAVWDKVTLRIIPNDVARVAALLSHEVDLIERPPLQDLSRIKANDKLAVTGTVSERIIYLAFDVEQEPTPGIKGTDGKNPFKDKRVREAVTHAISRDVIVEKVMRDQAQSAGQLLSPGSFGYFETGFAPDSYDPEKAKALLSEAGYPNGFELVIGATNNRYVNDARIAETLAQMLTRVGIKTSVDASNFSIFSEKRNKYQFSSYLGGWGNGSREGIYTFRSLVATRNTKEGMGSSNRGRFSNAKVDNLLREAQRTNEEGKRLELFRKIAEIVKEEKAILPLHYEMATWAHSADIAVQPSADQRTVASRFSPKP
- a CDS encoding ABC transporter permease, whose product is MTDTYMQGSTATMDNMAVKVGPEASISENPYLRIWNELRESKSAIIGLIVFTAFVLMAVFASYIAPQNPYDLMQVDVMNSMLPPMARENGILYVMGTDEQGRDVFSAILYGLRTSLLVGFTSTAFSLAIGLCVGLCAAYSGGWIDALLMRIVDLQLGIPTILIALILLALFGRGVDKVILALVVVQWAYYARTVRAAAIVERNKEYIDAAVCQGLTGLQIGYIHLLRNCLPPVIVVATMQIAHSIALEATLSFLGVGVPITEPSLGLLISNGFNFMLSGDYWISFFPGLVLFMTVLSVNFVGDRLRDILNPRLKK
- a CDS encoding hydantoinase/oxoprolinase family protein translates to MHDHALGIDIGGTFTDIALLDCSNGTVRTGKVLTTHDNPVRGAMEGVQVAMGGVVTVDQISRVVHATTLFTNALIERRGARAGLITTAGFEDTLSIGREKKYDIYDLHLSIAAPVIPAVLRRGVVESIGADGQVHRPLDKTHLRAAVDELRDQQIDSLAVCFQNSYIHSAHEKAAFESIREWFPDLAVTASCEVAPQIGEFERMSTTAANAYLQPLARSYIGRLQNALLEAGITAPLSMMLSNGGLTDVDEAMAFPVRLLESGPAAGVLSAASFAQRLDEDRILAFDMGGTTAKLALVEKGTPKLAYAFEAAPEKRFARGSGLPMHISTVELIEIGAGGGSLAHKDKLGLLKVGPQSAGSNPGPVVYGLGGSHLTVTDSDFLIGALNPDYFAGGDIPIALDKAREAAASLGAELLLDGEKVAFGVYDIVCENMAAAARVHVASHGRDIRTFTLYATGGAAPVHAVHVAKKLGIARVIVPVAAGVASALGLLIAPARSDRSQPVGRLLDRISPAEIEARFAVLEEEARAVVRRSVEGSCETERLIDIRYSRQGTDLTLRIPGGTIDTVALQEWERLFNETYRHHFGRALPGQPIEISMIRVVATSPSYSGPVNLLTEAGEARQTSERMLVMQQGMASRRVPVCHRQALDFGCHDGPILIEEKHSTIVAGHECSVTVTADGTLIIDLA
- a CDS encoding M20 family metallopeptidase, whose protein sequence is MNIQAVNTRQSKNIGVGCVSFDELLTQIKTWVSIETPTDKPEAVNQLVDYVEAYHRALGLEVERREGYGGRGDKLIVRAPWGDRSQKGILVISHLDTVHKIGTLEQLPVRQEGDRLYGPGVYDMKSGGCMAVEAMRSLLGTDPSPHLPLTLLFTPDEEIGSQTSREIIAELAEDAKYVLVPEGARSDGSVVTGRKGSLKFDLNVTGRPAHSGSNHRDGRSAIVELAHQIINIEGKTDYDKDITVNVGIVSGGGKQNVVPAHATARVDIRIAKPEQIDEILAMVAEIRPVDPDTKVEFVGGVWRRPFKETQAITALYEEARRIAAEIGFELPKSPGGGGSDANLVADRLPVLDGTGAIGGGPHTLEEWIDVTQLEERTELLRRLYLELR
- a CDS encoding GntR family transcriptional regulator is translated as MISSSTYLGRGSSLFERFVTWACDPQFKDGLQVTENTLIDIFEVSRTPMREVIQQSQMIGFVRREPNRPIELPKLSKMDMENLSYTREQLEGMVTMQVSERLARGEISVVSLRKINRRMQALAEIDDVDLLLSAGLEFHAEMRALSGNDVVDRILEQLMIRIERYRRLVPERSERSQQIVEEHEEILSAIEKGSHQTAAELARLHIRNAREFYTKELENVIL